A portion of the Oryzias melastigma strain HK-1 linkage group LG1, ASM292280v2, whole genome shotgun sequence genome contains these proteins:
- the zgc:175214 gene encoding RING finger protein 122 isoform X1 codes for MQWSNGRVTATLFLAGCLCSLGCQGSEHDHSMTSDIYHLPLNVYVIVLGIGLFVFMLSLIFCCYLFRLKQQGTREQFSYNEVVLKGASKKLSLLGQTCAVCLEEFRTRDELGVCPCSHAFHKKCLLKWLEIRSVCPMCNKPILRLHTDAPQGAEGPMDPEEV; via the exons ATGCAGTGGAGTAACGGTAG GGTAACAGCTACCCTCTTCCTGGCAGGATGCCTTTGTAGTTTGGGTTGTCAAGGCTCTGAACACGACCACAGCATGACGTCGGACATCTACCACCTCCCGCTCAACGTGTACGTCATCGTGCTGGGCATCGGCCTCTTCGTCTTCATGCTCAGCCTCATCTTCTGCTGCTACCTTTTCAG GTTGAAACAACAAGGAACGAGGGAGCAGTTCAGCTACAACGAG GTGGTGCTGAAGGGAGCCAGCAAGAAACTGAGTCTTCTTGGA CAAACGTGCGCGGTGTGTCTGGAAGAGTTCAGGACTCGGGATGAGCTGGGAGTGTGTCCATGCTCACACGCATTTCACAAGAA GTGCCTGCTCAAATGGCTGGAGATCCGCAGCGTGTGTCCCATGTGCAACAAGCCCATCCTGCGGCTGCACACCGACGCCCCGCAGGGCGCCGAGGGTCCCATGGACCCCGAGGAGGTGTGA
- the zgc:175214 gene encoding RING finger protein 122 isoform X2 yields MQWSNGCLCSLGCQGSEHDHSMTSDIYHLPLNVYVIVLGIGLFVFMLSLIFCCYLFRLKQQGTREQFSYNEVVLKGASKKLSLLGQTCAVCLEEFRTRDELGVCPCSHAFHKKCLLKWLEIRSVCPMCNKPILRLHTDAPQGAEGPMDPEEV; encoded by the exons ATGCAGTGGAGTAACG GATGCCTTTGTAGTTTGGGTTGTCAAGGCTCTGAACACGACCACAGCATGACGTCGGACATCTACCACCTCCCGCTCAACGTGTACGTCATCGTGCTGGGCATCGGCCTCTTCGTCTTCATGCTCAGCCTCATCTTCTGCTGCTACCTTTTCAG GTTGAAACAACAAGGAACGAGGGAGCAGTTCAGCTACAACGAG GTGGTGCTGAAGGGAGCCAGCAAGAAACTGAGTCTTCTTGGA CAAACGTGCGCGGTGTGTCTGGAAGAGTTCAGGACTCGGGATGAGCTGGGAGTGTGTCCATGCTCACACGCATTTCACAAGAA GTGCCTGCTCAAATGGCTGGAGATCCGCAGCGTGTGTCCCATGTGCAACAAGCCCATCCTGCGGCTGCACACCGACGCCCCGCAGGGCGCCGAGGGTCCCATGGACCCCGAGGAGGTGTGA
- the zgc:175214 gene encoding RING finger protein 122 isoform X3: MTSDIYHLPLNVYVIVLGIGLFVFMLSLIFCCYLFRLKQQGTREQFSYNEVVLKGASKKLSLLGQTCAVCLEEFRTRDELGVCPCSHAFHKKCLLKWLEIRSVCPMCNKPILRLHTDAPQGAEGPMDPEEV; the protein is encoded by the exons ATGACGTCGGACATCTACCACCTCCCGCTCAACGTGTACGTCATCGTGCTGGGCATCGGCCTCTTCGTCTTCATGCTCAGCCTCATCTTCTGCTGCTACCTTTTCAG GTTGAAACAACAAGGAACGAGGGAGCAGTTCAGCTACAACGAG GTGGTGCTGAAGGGAGCCAGCAAGAAACTGAGTCTTCTTGGA CAAACGTGCGCGGTGTGTCTGGAAGAGTTCAGGACTCGGGATGAGCTGGGAGTGTGTCCATGCTCACACGCATTTCACAAGAA GTGCCTGCTCAAATGGCTGGAGATCCGCAGCGTGTGTCCCATGTGCAACAAGCCCATCCTGCGGCTGCACACCGACGCCCCGCAGGGCGCCGAGGGTCCCATGGACCCCGAGGAGGTGTGA